A window of Desulfovibrio oxyclinae DSM 11498 genomic DNA:
GTCTCCCCGGCCTCTTCCGTCACCGGAAGGATGCCGAGATGTTCCTTGAGCTTTTGCTCGATGCGCTGGGCGATGTCCGGATTTTCCTGAAGGTACTGGCGCACATTCTCTTTGCCCTGGCCGAGGCGCTCCGATCCGAAGGCGTACCACGCCCCGGACTTGTCCACGACCTTGGCCTCCACCCCCATGTCGAGCAGCTCGCCCTCTCGCGATATGCCCGTGCCATAGAGAATATCCATCTGCGCCTCACGGAACGGCGGAGCCACCTTGTTCTTGATGACCCTAACCCGCGCCCGGATGCCGTAGGCCTCGTCCTTGTCCTTGAGCGTCTGGATGCGCCGGATGTCCATGCGTACCGAAGAATAGAACTTGAGCGCGTTGCCGCCCGTGGTGGTCTCGGGGCTGCCATAGCCCGTCATGCCGATCTTCATGCGGATCTGGTTGATGAAAACCACCGCGCACTTGGACTTGTGGATCGAGCCCGTCAGCTTGCGAAGCGCATGCGACATCAGCCGCGCCTGGCTTCCCACCTGCGTCTCTCCCATCTGCCCCTCAAGCTCGGACTGGGGAATCAACGCCGCCACCGAGTCAATCACCACAATGTCCACGGCATTGGAACGAACCAGCAGATCCGCAATCTCCAACGCCTGCTCACCGTAGTCCGGCTGCGAAATCAGAAGGTCCTCGGTGTTCACGCCCAGACGCTTCGCATAATTCATATCAAGAGCATGCTCGGCATCCACAAACGCCGCCGTGCCGCCACCCTTCTGCGTCTCCGCAACAAGGTGCAACGACAATGTCGTCTTACCAGAAGATTCCGGCCCGTAGACCTCAATCACGCGGCCCTTGGGAACTCCGCCCACACCCAAAGCCATGTCCAGACCGATCGAGCCCGTAGGAATCGTCGGAACTTCGGGAATGGCATCGTCATCAAGACGCATGATGGCACCCTTGCCATACTTGCGCTCAATCGTGGTAATTGCGGTCCCGAGCGCCTCTTTGCGCATTTCCTCGGGACTGAGTGTCGGTTTCCTCGCCATGATATCTCCTTGATGCGGCCCGATCCGGACCGTTTGCGGCGTCAAGCGTTGAGCAACCATCGGTCAATACCAGATACCCACAAAGCGCGCAACGACACGGTACGCGCCCCAAAGAACCAAACGCAGGCCTCCGGCGGGTCTCCGACGGGCCCTTCAGGCGGACCAAAGGGGCGGCCCCCCTTTGGAATCCCTGAGTTGTCAGCGGCGTTGCAGCTCCCGGGTCCATGCGACCGCACAATTCGCGTTCTGGCTGCAACCCCGCTGACGGGGATTTATGGTTCTGTGCGTTTTGGCTTACGGACTGCTTAAATCAAACTTAATCCTTGGAAACTCCTTCNGCGAACAGGTTCCCCCTCAGAACTCCCAACAGAGCATCGAATCCCGCCAACCAAGTACCGCAACAA
This region includes:
- the recA gene encoding recombinase RecA, whose translation is MARKPTLSPEEMRKEALGTAITTIERKYGKGAIMRLDDDAIPEVPTIPTGSIGLDMALGVGGVPKGRVIEVYGPESSGKTTLSLHLVAETQKGGGTAAFVDAEHALDMNYAKRLGVNTEDLLISQPDYGEQALEIADLLVRSNAVDIVVIDSVAALIPQSELEGQMGETQVGSQARLMSHALRKLTGSIHKSKCAVVFINQIRMKIGMTGYGSPETTTGGNALKFYSSVRMDIRRIQTLKDKDEAYGIRARVRVIKNKVAPPFREAQMDILYGTGISREGELLDMGVEAKVVDKSGAWYAFGSERLGQGKENVRQYLQENPDIAQRIEQKLKEHLGILPVTEEAGETEGES